The DNA window GTAAGATGTATTGATATCAGTATCGAGTGCACCCTTCAATGCAAGCCATTTGAGTACAGCTATCTCTGCTTGCCCGACATTCTTGGTTGACATACCACACACCATATTTCCTATCCGTCACTACAAAAGTGCACCGGTGATAAACCTGTGACAACCATCCTCAATTTAAAACTTGAGAGATTTCCTGATGGCGACAACACGTGGTATCAGTCCTAAGAGACGACGTCAGTCGTCCAGTTGGAGATACCGACTAACAGCCAACTTCCGCTCGAATGCGATCAGTGCGTTGATAAGCGGTGGATAGCAGTTCAGCACTTTCTCAAGTGGTGGGTGATCAGGCAGTACCCGATCTGACTGGTCGTAGTTATACCGGCGTCCGACGCGCCCAAGCCAGCGGATGCCGCTGGCTGGACTGTCTCGCCAAAATGAATGATAGCGAACGAAATACGCACGCGTTGCAATAACGGGAGTTCGGAGATGTCTGTTGTAGTGGCTCTATTGATATCCTCCTCTTTAGAATTTCTTCTCGTGAAACTACTGCTCACTACACGAACAAACTAAGCGGTGAGAGGAGAAAAAAGACTTATGCAGATATGGTTAGAATATTTGTGTACGGCCAGAATCCAATTGAAGATGATTTCGGTCTGAACTTCATCCTCGGATTTGAAGTTCTCTTTTCGATGGCCTTTGTTGGACAGGCTATCGGTATGCTTCTGTTGGAACTCGGTGTTCCATATGCAAGATGGATAGATGCCTCAATCGAAATTATCGTCGTATTCGTCGCGTTTGTCGTGCTGTATAGGCTGCTCTGTAGGATCGCTAGCCGGCGTCGCCGCAATCTCGTTATCTGCGTAGAAAGCGAAGCGGCAGAGTGTTGTGAGTTCTGAAATCCGCCGCTTCACCCGAGAATGCGTCACGAAAGCTAAAGAGGCTGTCGAGAACCCAGACGAACCCGCCGATCCCGAAGGAGGAGGCGGGTTCGCCGAATGGGCGATGCTCACGCTGCATGCACTGAGAATCGAGCTGGGGAAGTCCTACCGCCAGACGATCGACCTTCTGAGCGAAATGCCCGGCATTCTCGAAGAAATCGGGCTCACACGTCTCCCTCACTTCACCGTTCTCCGTGACTGGTTCGAACAGATCCCGATGAAGACGTACCGTGCGTTTCTCCGCGAATCAGCCGAGAAACGCACTGGCCACGCTGCCATCGATTCAACGGGGTTCGACCGTGACCAGCCCTCACGCCACTACGCCCAGCGGGCGCATTACCGCGTTCGGACGCTGAAAGTCACCGCCTTAGTTGACGTCGAAACGCTGTACGTCACCGACGTCCACGTCTCGGCGAAAACTCCATCCGATTTCAGAATCGGCCTGCAGGTCACCCGCCGAAATGCGGGTGACCTGCTCTCAGTGGCCGCAGACCGTGGTTACGACGACAAAGCGTTCCGAGACGAACTTCGCGCACACGGGATTCGGCCACTGATTAAACATCGCATCTACTGGGCGCTCGATCACGCGCATAACGTCCGCATGGATCGTGATCGATACAACCGTCGCTGGATGGTTGAAACCGTCTTCTCAAGCCTCAAGCGCACGCTCGGCTCCGCCGTGCGTGCGCGAAGCTGGCATCTTGAGTTTCGTGAGATGGTGCTCAAATGTGCCGTCTATAATCTTCGCCGAACGGTGAGATATCCGTAGGAACAACCGCCGTGTCTCGGTTTCTAACTTGCGGCTGGATCAGTGGCGACACCGAAATCAAGCCCCGGCTAGCGATCCTACGAAGCAGTATAGGCGGTATGATCAGCCCACAATACCGAGTAGCAAATCACCGATAGCGGTCAATGCTTGACCTACATTGTACAGTCGTACTCTTCACAGGGGAAGAGGCTATCTTCCATGCTGACGGTATTGATTGGCTCTCGAACGGGATGTTCGTATTCATCAGACCCGACAAGCTCGACGACCTGCATCGGGATTTGTGCCTGATGGTCACATTCACGTAGTTTAATCGGCACTGGATCGTCGTGTTCGATTCCTTTGAGTCCCGAAACGAGATCGTCGTACGCCATCGACCCCTGCTCTACTGCCGCTAACGCAGGTAGGAGTGCAGCCCAATACGCAGAAGCAGTATGGTTCCATGGATGTTCGTGATCGTCGCTCACTGCTTGGAAATCTTCAGTGAACTGCTGAACGTTTTCGTCTTCGTCGTCTTCCCAGGAGAAGAAGCTCCATGCATGATATCCTTCGAGATATTCGCCGAGCGCTTTGATTTCGGTAAATAGAACGGACGTCGACATCGGATACTCG is part of the Halosolutus amylolyticus genome and encodes:
- a CDS encoding IS5 family transposase, with amino-acid sequence MSSEIRRFTRECVTKAKEAVENPDEPADPEGGGGFAEWAMLTLHALRIELGKSYRQTIDLLSEMPGILEEIGLTRLPHFTVLRDWFEQIPMKTYRAFLRESAEKRTGHAAIDSTGFDRDQPSRHYAQRAHYRVRTLKVTALVDVETLYVTDVHVSAKTPSDFRIGLQVTRRNAGDLLSVAADRGYDDKAFRDELRAHGIRPLIKHRIYWALDHAHNVRMDRDRYNRRWMVETVFSSLKRTLGSAVRARSWHLEFREMVLKCAVYNLRRTVRYP